The sequence below is a genomic window from Coffea arabica cultivar ET-39 chromosome 4c, Coffea Arabica ET-39 HiFi, whole genome shotgun sequence.
GACTACTTTGAAGAAAAAGCTTCATTCTGTGAATTGCATGATTAGTTCATCACCTGTTCGTTGAGGTTGAGGTGGCTGCGCAAGGTAACAAGTCAACCTTGATTGGGTTAGAAAGAATTGAAAAGTTGTCACAGGCAAAATTTTTCTCGGCTTGCTGCTTCTTCAAACTTCTCAATTCTAATGGCAATAATTCAAGGAAGAAAACCATTTCAGTCCTTGGATCCCTCCATCTCACTCACTTCTTTCCCCGTCAACTAACCCATGTTTATTTGCAATAACCGCGTGGGCCTGTGTCTCCCCTCCTATTCTTGCAGTTCAAATGAAGGTTGTCATACTACTAGCGCCGTGCACTGCCACTTTGCCAGTAATTATCTGCTGGTAGATAATTTTAACAACGGAGCTTAGTTTGCCATCAAAGACCATCTCAGCTAATAATGATAGCCAATGCCAGTGAAATTTATCTCCAGCTACACATCCTACAAACATGTGTGTTGATGAATATAAACGATTTTCTGTCCCCAAGTGTGAGATTTTGTTTTCCCAAAATTGCTGATGTATGTTCTTTTTTGTCCTGTAAATTTAATCGACCTAAAAAGTTCCAAGTGccgaagaaaaggaaaagcttTAAGCTAGGATCAGCAGGACATACCGTGACAGGTAACACCAGCATTACAGCTCCAAAAAACATCGAAGTCTTGACCAAGACTTGATCAGGCAAAAAACGGACTTCAATCACCAACATTGTCCGACAAGGCAAGTTGTGCCTTCTGACATCGCTCTGAATTCAGAGAAAATTTagcagaaaagaaaaatgaagcttGGATCACCCTCCAAAAAGAAACCCTTAATCTCCACGTTCAAGTGAAGATTTGAGCAGATATACAAACTTGCTTAGCCAAGATAGATCAGATCCCGATAGTCATCAATATTTCCTAGTGCACAGATAAAACTAATCAGCCATCACCAAGAAATTTCTTCTGCATTATTATACATGATATTTTTCAGGAACTTACAAAACCAACTCTAAAACTGATATTGTACAAAAGATCCATGATTGTTGGAAGGGCTCGATAGAAAATTTTCTTGTATAAAAACTCAACTATTTACTTAGTTTAACCGATACCTACAAACTGGACAAGTGTTGTGAGATGCCAACCAAGGCAAATATGCAATCAGAATGATACATGTGCTTACAAGGCATTTGCGTTACTACTTGATTCACCTCAAAGTTGTCTATACAAACCGCGCATTGAGAGCGACACTCCCAGCCCAACAACATTTCTTCAGTTATCTTCTTTGTATCCAGTGACACCGTTCTATCCTCGTCCTCCACTTCCATCACGCTAATTGCAGGCATGCGAGCGGCCTGGACGAGCGGCTCCGGCATCGCAGGGAAAAAATAATCCCATCTGTTCATGGATTGCACctgcggcggcggcggcggtgGTGGGAGAGGATATGATAGGTGGATTTCCCTAGTGGAGGCGGAGCTCGGGTTGATGGTAGACAGAAGGGGTGGCGGTGGCGGGGTTGAGAAATATTGATCTCCCTCAGCAAGAAGAGGGTCGGAGAAATCAATTTCGAGACCGGATATCATAGCGACGGTGGTGGGATTGTACACGGGTGGTTCCGGCGCAGGAGGTGGCGGTGGCAGGCGGTGGGAAATATGGTGAGCTGCTGATTGTCGTGGTCGAGGTagtggcggcggcggcggcggtggaggaggaggaggaggaagtcGATGAACTCTCCTGTCGGAGATAATAGGAGGCAACGGCGGTGGCGGTGGCGGTGGGGTTGGGAAATTGTGAGCTCTGTCTGGCGAAAGAGGCTCGGAAAAATCAATTTCGAGGCCAGAGATTATAGAGACGGTGGACCGATTTGACAGTGATCGCGGCGGAAGCGGAGGCGGAGGCGGAGGAGGAGGGAGAAGGTCGGGGAAACTGAAACTGTGGTCAGTGCTGGTGGCGAAGAATGGCGGCGGCGGGGGAGGTAGAGGGCAGGAGAGCTCTGATTCCCCGTCGGAGTCGGATTCAAAGCCGGCGGTGTGGAAGGGAGGGAAGAAGGGATTAAAATAGCTGGTGGACCTGAGAGGTAATGGAGGTGGAGGAGGAATAGTTCCCAATTCTTCCAGAGCGACGCCGTTGCAATTAGGACAGATTAGTTGATTAGTAGCAACAATTTTCACCGTCCGGTCGCAGTTGTAGCAGTGATAGTAACGCTGCCTAGCAGCGGTGGAACTAGTGGCGCCACCACCTTCTCCTCTTCCAAGTAGACCACTGCCGCGATCAGATACTCCGACGGATGCCATTCTTCTGGGACTTCCATGTAAAACAGACGAGATAATACCACTACATGCTAATCTGAGTCGTTTTAAGTTAGAGGGAAATAATCTCATCTCAATTGACTTCTTAGCTCTGAAGTCTTCCTTTCACAGACTACAATAATTTGTCCTCCCAATTTATTAATTTGGCTTTTTCTAGTGCTCGTGTAAAGTCTCAATCAAACAAGTGTTGCTCTTATCTTATCGATGATCAATATCATAATACATATACGATTTTTCTAACACAATAAAAAAGAAGTATTCATCtaataatcatatatatatatatactaacaattattatctttcattacttttatataatttttctatttaattttatctatcatttcttatatttatttatttatttttaattaattttatatttttgaaagtATAACACCTG
It includes:
- the LOC113738444 gene encoding uncharacterized protein isoform X2; this encodes MRLFPSNLKRLRLACSGIISSVLHGSPRRMASVGVSDRGSGLLGRGEGGGATSSTAARQRYYHCYNCDRTVKIVATNQLICPNCNGVALEELGTIPPPPPLPLRSTSYFNPFFPPFHTAGFESDSDGESELSCPLPPPPPPFFATSTDHSFSFPDLLPPPPPPPPLPPRSLSNRSTVSIISGLEIDFSEPLSPDRAHNFPTPPPPPPPLPPIISDRRVHRLPPPPPPPPPPPPLPRPRQSAAHHISHRLPPPPPAPEPPVYNPTTVAMISGLEIDFSDPLLAEGDQYFSTPPPPPLLSTINPSSASTREIHLSYPLPPPPPPPQVQSMNRWDYFFPAMPEPLVQAARMPAISVMEVEDEDRTVSLDTKKITEEMLLGWECRSQCAVCIDNFEEILMTIGI
- the LOC113738444 gene encoding uncharacterized protein isoform X1; amino-acid sequence: MRLFPSNLKRLRLACSGIISSVLHGSPRRMASVGVSDRGSGLLGRGEGGGATSSTAARQRYYHCYNCDRTVKIVATNQLICPNCNGVALEELGTIPPPPPLPLRSTSYFNPFFPPFHTAGFESDSDGESELSCPLPPPPPPFFATSTDHSFSFPDLLPPPPPPPPLPPRSLSNRSTVSIISGLEIDFSEPLSPDRAHNFPTPPPPPPPLPPIISDRRVHRLPPPPPPPPPPPPLPRPRQSAAHHISHRLPPPPPAPEPPVYNPTTVAMISGLEIDFSDPLLAEGDQYFSTPPPPPLLSTINPSSASTREIHLSYPLPPPPPPPQVQSMNRWDYFFPAMPEPLVQAARMPAISVMEVEDEDRTVSLDTKKITEEMLLGWECRSQCAVCIDNFEVNQVVTQMP